In Aridibaculum aurantiacum, the following proteins share a genomic window:
- the ilvC gene encoding ketol-acid reductoisomerase, with the protein MAKLNFGGVEENVVTREEFPLSKAQEVLKDEVVAVIGYGVQGPGQALNQKENGVNVIVGQRKNSKSWDKAVRDGFVPGESLFEIEEALKRGTIICYLLSDAAQIAMWPTVQKHLTPGKALYFSHGFGITYKDQTGIVPPADVDVFLVAPKGSGTSLRRMFLQGRGLNSSYAIFQDATGRAFERVVALGIAIGSGYLFETDFRKEVYSDLTGERGTLMGAIQGIFAAQFEVLRAKGHSPSEAFNETVEELTQSLMPLVAENGMDWMYANCSTTAQRGALDWWKKFRDATKPVFEDLYESVATGKEAAKSIESNSKEDYREKLEEELKELRDSELWQAGKTVRSLRPENQAPSIPLKPAPAPKQTEEKIRFTSPLYND; encoded by the coding sequence ATGGCAAAACTAAATTTCGGCGGCGTTGAAGAAAACGTTGTCACCCGCGAAGAATTTCCTTTATCAAAAGCACAAGAGGTTTTGAAAGATGAGGTGGTAGCAGTAATTGGATATGGCGTGCAGGGACCAGGACAAGCACTTAATCAAAAAGAGAATGGCGTGAACGTAATCGTTGGTCAGAGGAAGAATTCTAAGTCGTGGGATAAAGCAGTGCGTGATGGTTTTGTGCCGGGCGAAAGCTTGTTCGAGATTGAGGAAGCATTGAAACGTGGCACCATCATTTGCTACCTGCTTAGCGACGCTGCACAAATTGCTATGTGGCCAACTGTTCAGAAGCATCTAACGCCAGGCAAAGCATTGTATTTCTCTCATGGCTTTGGCATTACCTATAAAGACCAAACAGGTATTGTACCTCCTGCTGATGTAGACGTTTTTCTTGTTGCACCAAAAGGTTCAGGCACTTCGCTAAGAAGGATGTTCCTGCAGGGCCGCGGTCTAAACAGCAGCTACGCCATCTTCCAGGATGCAACAGGCAGAGCGTTTGAAAGAGTTGTAGCATTGGGTATTGCCATTGGTAGCGGCTACTTGTTTGAAACTGATTTTAGAAAAGAAGTGTACAGCGATCTTACAGGTGAACGTGGTACTTTGATGGGTGCTATACAAGGCATCTTTGCTGCACAGTTTGAAGTACTGCGTGCTAAAGGCCACTCTCCTTCTGAAGCTTTCAACGAGACAGTAGAAGAGCTGACACAGTCGCTGATGCCGTTGGTAGCAGAGAACGGTATGGACTGGATGTATGCTAACTGCAGCACTACTGCACAGCGTGGTGCATTGGATTGGTGGAAGAAGTTTCGTGATGCTACCAAACCCGTGTTTGAAGACCTATATGAAAGCGTAGCAACCGGTAAAGAAGCTGCAAAATCTATAGAAAGCAACAGCAAGGAAGACTACCGCGAAAAGCTGGAAGAAGAACTGAAAGAACTGCGCGATAGTGAACTATGGCAGGCAGGTAAAACAGTAAGAAGTCTTCGTCCTGAGAACCAGGCGCCATCTATCCCGCTTAAGCCTGCACCAGCGCCTAAACAAACTGAAGAAAAAATAAGATTTACATCACCGCTTTATAATGATTAA
- the ilvA gene encoding threonine ammonia-lyase, producing the protein MINSVSPYTSLNYSAAVERLKPVVNKTPLVLHPSLSKKYKCNVYLKREDLQVVRSYKIRGAYNMLSSLPADKLAKGAVCASAGNHAQGFAWSCKTLGVKGVVFMPSITPMQKIQQTRMFGDDHIEVVLIGDTYDDCAHAAKDYCKAHHMTFIPPFDDEKIIEGQATVGVEIFEELPTADFIFIPVGGGGLSAGIGSYFKTVSPSTKIIGVEPEGAPSMTAALKAGHAITLESIERFVDGAAVKRVGDLTFSICKDVLDDMQLVSEGKVCSTILKLYNEDAIVVEPAGALTIAALDAYSDQLQGKNVVCIVSGSNNDIDRMQEIKERALQYEGLKHYFLIRFAQRPGALKEFVNHVLGPTDDITRFEYMQKHNKESGPALVGIELQSRKDYELLLQNMERYQINFTELNKNNTLFEYLV; encoded by the coding sequence ATGATTAATAGCGTATCACCATATACGTCGTTGAACTATAGCGCTGCTGTAGAAAGGTTGAAGCCGGTGGTGAACAAAACACCACTGGTATTACACCCTTCACTCAGCAAGAAGTATAAGTGCAACGTATACCTAAAGCGGGAAGACCTGCAGGTAGTACGATCGTATAAGATACGCGGCGCTTACAACATGCTGAGCAGCCTGCCGGCAGATAAGCTGGCAAAAGGTGCAGTATGTGCCAGTGCAGGTAACCATGCGCAAGGCTTTGCATGGTCGTGCAAAACATTGGGTGTAAAAGGCGTGGTCTTCATGCCTTCTATCACTCCCATGCAAAAGATCCAGCAAACAAGAATGTTTGGTGATGATCATATAGAAGTGGTACTGATCGGTGATACCTATGATGATTGTGCACATGCAGCCAAAGATTATTGCAAGGCGCATCACATGACCTTTATACCACCCTTCGATGATGAGAAGATCATAGAAGGACAGGCGACGGTAGGAGTAGAAATATTTGAAGAACTACCTACTGCTGATTTCATATTTATACCAGTAGGCGGCGGTGGACTTTCAGCAGGTATAGGAAGTTATTTTAAAACGGTAAGTCCATCTACTAAGATCATAGGTGTAGAGCCAGAAGGTGCACCATCTATGACTGCTGCGCTTAAAGCTGGTCATGCCATAACGCTTGAAAGCATAGAACGTTTTGTAGATGGTGCTGCTGTAAAACGTGTGGGCGATCTCACATTCTCCATCTGCAAAGACGTGCTGGATGATATGCAGCTGGTAAGCGAAGGAAAAGTATGCTCCACCATACTGAAGCTATACAATGAAGATGCAATTGTAGTGGAGCCTGCAGGAGCACTTACCATAGCTGCACTGGATGCTTATTCTGATCAATTGCAAGGCAAGAACGTGGTGTGCATTGTTAGCGGAAGCAACAATGACATAGACCGGATGCAGGAAATAAAAGAACGTGCACTGCAGTACGAGGGTCTGAAGCATTACTTCCTGATCAGGTTTGCACAGCGTCCTGGTGCACTGAAGGAATTTGTAAATCATGTACTGGGACCAACAGATGACATCACCCGGTTTGAGTACATGCAAAAACACAACAAAGAATCTGGACCAGCACTTGTGGGTATAGAACTGCAAAGCAGGAAGGATTACGAACTGCTGCTACAGAACATGGAGCGTTACCAGATAAACTTTACGGAGC